TTATTTCATCTAAAAATTAAAAAAGCCAGCACTAATCCTGTCTAGAAAGTGTTTCGTATGATACGAAATTTTCATTAAAAATAGGATGAGTTAATCATTGGACTTTTGTTCACCCTTTCGAATTACATGTTTTCTACTATATTGAGCAGAATGTTCTTGTAAAGAAATGGATTCTTGAACAAATTGAAAGGAATAGTGCAGAGGGGGGAATCAAGATGCTTAGGATTTTTGATGCAAGATATAAATACATAGAAATTTTAGTTTTAATAAAAAAGAAAGGCGATATTCATCGCCTTTCCTATTTAGATTTTTAGTTTAATTTAATAATTTTTATTATGACTCCACTTACACTGCTGCTATTGATAGTGAAAGCATTATTCAGTAAATTTCTCAGTTGCAGAGTGGAGTTAGACGGTATTGTCACAATAGCTTCTCTTGAGATTTGGATAGTACCTGTAGAGTCAGTATTTGCAGTTACTGTGGAAGTTTTGAAACCAGGAATTTCTTTGTTATTAATAGTCAAGCCAACTTCGATATAATCTGGTTGCAATGCGCTGATTGGATTCACTGTTACAAGGAAGCAAATGGAATAGTCTCCTCCCTGAGTAACGCTGATAGTGGTTGCATCAGATTGTGAAATTCCTCCATGAGATGGACCAGTAATATCAAAAGGTATGGCTTCATTTGAAGATATTAACATAGTCTTGCTTAATTCGAAGAAACCGTAAGAAGGTGAGAACACTCCAGCTGGTCCAGTCGGTCCGGTAGGTCCAGTCGGTCCAGTGTCACCGGTAGGTCCAGTTGGTCCGATGTCGCCAGTCGGTCCAGTTGGTCCGATGTCGCCAGTCGGTCCAGTTGGTCCAGTGTCACCGGTAGGTCCAGTCGGTCCGATGTCGCCAGTCGGTCCAGTCGGTCCGATGTCTCCGGTAGGTCCAGTAGCACCAGTGTCCCCGGTAGGTCCAGTCGGCCCGGTGTCTCCGGTAGGTCCAGTTGGTCCAGTGTCACCGGTAGGTCCAGTAGCGCCAGTGTCCCCGGTAGGTCCAGTAGCACCAGTGTCACCAGTTGGTCCAGTGTCGCCAGTCGGTCCAGTAGCGCCAGTGTCGCCGATCGGTCCAGTCGGTCCGGTGTCTCCGGTAGGTCCAGTCGGTCCGGTGTCCCCGGTAGGTCCAGTTGGTCCAGTGTCGCCAGTCGGTCCAGTTGGTCCAATGTCTCCGGTAGGTCCAGTTGGTCCAGTGTCGCCAGTCGGTCCAGTTGGTCCAATGTCTCCGGTAGGTCCAGTCGGTCCGGTGTCCCCGGTAGGTCCAGTTGGTCCAGTCGGTCCGGTGTCGCCAGTCGGTCCAGTCGGTCCGATGTCGCCAGTCGGTCCAGTTGGTCCGATGTCTCCGGTAGGTCCAGTGTCACCAGTCGGTCCAGTTGGTCCGATGTCGCCAGTTGGACCAGTTGGTCCGGTGTCACCGGTAGGTCCAGTTGGTCCAGTGTCTCCGGTAGGTCCAGTTGGTCCGATGTCGCCAGTCGGTCCAGTCGGTCCAATGTCTCCGGTAGGTCCAGTCGGTCCGGTGTCGCCAGTCGGTCCAGTCGGTCCAGTCGGTCCAGTCGGTCCGATGTCGCCAGTCGGTCCAGTAGCGCCAGTCGGCCCAGTAGCTCCGGTAGGTCCAGTAGCGCCAGTCGGTCCAGTAGCTCCGGTAGGTCCAGTAGCCCCTCCACTAACCTGTAATAATTCGATGTCATCAACAACTATATCCGCAGTAGTTAGGGTAGGAATTTTATTAATAATAAGCAAAGCTTGAGTAGCCGTTGCTGGAACAACAGTAGTGGTTTCATAAATTGTAGTCCAAATATTAGCGGTGTTATCCGGAAGATGGCCGATAGGTATTGTAATATTAAGTCCAATACCAACAGGGGTAGCTGTTACGTCTAAATAGAGAAGGGCAATATTTACTTGAGGACTCAATAAAGTACCTAATTTTGCAATGGATAGAAAAAATTCAAAACTATCTCCAGGTGTTACAGGTACTGATTGAAACAATAGACTATTTACTGTAGTTCCAAATAATCGTGCACTAAAAAAACCGGAATGACTTTGTAGATTAGTAATTGCTACATTTGTAAAGCTCCACGGGATCAGGGTTCCCGTTTCAAAATCACCATTTACAATTTTGTTACTAAAGGGCAACTAAACCACCACTTTCATGAAAAAGGTTTTGGTGCTAGTACATCGTATGTTGCCCATTCTATTAAGGGAACGGTAAGTATCATTAGATCGAACCCCAATTTTGAAAGAATTGCCTAGAGTAATAGATTATATAAAAATCACATAAAGAAGATTAAAAAGCTTACTCACATAAAAGCGTACAGATGTAAAAAAGCAGAGATAATAAAAGACCGTATATTAGCAAAATAATTTTATAACTAGTTCTTACAAAAAACGTTTCTTTCCTAAATATTGAGCTCCATGGAAAAGCAGAGGAGAGATGAATAAAAACAATTCATATAATTAAGGAAGCAAAAAATAATAGATGAATGGGAGGGATTAAACTAAATCGGGCTTGATAAAAGTAGCAGGGGGAAGAATTCATTCTTTCAAAGAATACACTTTTGACTCCTAATTTGAACGAATCAAAAAGAAGCCTGATAAAAATAATAGAGGATTTTATCGATAATAAAATGATTCTAATTTATAACTTCCATATGAAAATGAGATAATACCGGCGTAGCTGATACTACGCTGGTATTATCTAAATTAATGTACTCCCGTTTTAAGGCTGTTTAGCTGCGTATGTAAGGATTTTAACAATCTAAGTAAGGTATCCACATCTTCAGGGTCCATGCTTTGTAAAGCCGTTTCCATAACATGATGAGCAGAAGAGTGATTATTGATCGTTTGAGATAACTTGTGTCCTTCAGGTGTCAACGACAAAATAGTTTCGCGTCTATCTTGAGAAGGTTCTCTGGTAAGATATCCAAGCGTTACTAGTCCATCTATAGAAATACTCAGAGTGCTTTTAGCTGTTAACAAGCGATCTGTTACTTGTTTCAATGTTTTTAACTCCGGATGGAAGCGAATGACATGTAAAATAGCTAACTGTTGCAAGGTAAGGCCAGCATCGGCAGCATCTAGCTGGGTCAATTTAGATGTGATCCTATTGATAGCCCAAAATGATTGCAGAAACGCAAGGGATTGTTTCATTTCTACCCTCCTATTATTCAATTTTAACACCTTTGATTTCTGATAAATAGTTTAAGTTTGAATTATTGGATATCGAACGATTGCATGCATAAGTTTAGCTGATGCTTTATAAATTGTAAAGGATGCTTTCAACACACTTAGTGAGCTTGCATATAGTATAGGAAGCGGATATGACCAGGAAAGTGTCCGAGAGGTTGACTGGGTGTATTCATCTGACATCTAACCGTGTGTTACGCAGGGGTGTTGTTCGTCTATGACAATGAAGAGGGGGGATTTCATATGCCAAACCATGTACGCCATATTTTCGCAGCAGTCTATACCTCCAAAGGGTATTACAGCTTTTATGATTCCATTTTACAAGATATAAATTACCTGTACCTGATAGATGGTCCGATCGGTACCGGGAAGTCGACTGTTCTTGCATCGATCCAACAAAGGTTGGCTGAACAAGGGGATACCATACAAGTGGTTCATTCTCCTTGGGAGCAAAAAGATATAGATGCTCTGCTATTACCAACCCAACGAATTGCCATTTTAGATGGGAACATTTATGAGAAGGCAGTTGCCGACAAATCAAGATTTAAACGAACTGTTATTGATATAAAAGAAGCTTGTGATGTAACAAGGCTTACCCAATCAGAGTATCAAAATAGGGAATACGAAGAACAAATGGAGGCCGAATTAGAAGAAGCGTATGCTTCTTATCGTGATGCGTTGTTTGTTCATGATGATTGGGAGAGAATTTATATAAGTAATCTAGATTTTGAGAAAGCCAACAAGGCAGCAGAGGAAGTCTGCCAAACAATCTTTGGGGATGTTTTTTTACAGAAGGAATCACGTGTGCAAGAATGTTATTTTGGGGCAGCTACGCCAAATGGTAATGTGGATTATATTATGAGCCTAACGGAAGAGATCGTGCGGTATTTTATTAAGGGACGTCCTGGTTCAGGGAAGTCTACATTGCTAAAAAAGGTAGTTCAGGAAGCCAAACAGCGTGGTTTTGACATGGAAATTTATCATTGTGCCTTAGATCCAAATAGCTTAGACATGGTTATTGTACCGGAAGCTAATGTAGCGATTTTTGATAGTACAGCCCCGCATGAATATCTTCCCAACCGGAGCTCTGATCGCGTTATTGATATGTATGAACGAGCAATTACTCCATTTACGGACCAGAAGTATGCCTTTCAATTGCGTACCATATTGAAAAAATATAATCAGACAATCAAAAGGGCGAAGGAGCATTTGATTCAAGCTAAATGGTTCCGAGATCAGATCGTTAATCAAAATGAGCAAGCAGTATATTTTGAAAAGTTAGATGTGATTACAGATCGGTTACTAAATCAGTTGAAGGAAGCATAATTTGATAGTCTATAAGGAAAAACAAAACGCGTCCCTGTTTAAGTCGACCTCAGGAACGCGTTTTGTAATGAATCGTGCAGTACGAAAAGTTAAGGAAGAACTACTAAATGAGTAGTCAAAGATAATTCACGCCCGCTAGAAGGATGGTTTAAAACTTTACCATTATAATAAAAGACACTGGAACTTCCACCATCTAGGTTGTATGCGTCACGTACTTTAAACTCAAGCAATTTACGTTGGGCTTCCTCTAGGGTAACCCCTTTACTGCCACCTTTGTTGCGTCCGTCAATTACGATAAATAACAGATCACCATTTTCAAAATTTCCAATCAGTGTACGTGGTTCACGCCGGTTTGCCCATGCTTTTGGAATTGCTTTTTTCTGACCATTTTCCAAAAGGATTGGCAAGAAGCTCGCTCCCTGCATGATGCCGTTCTTTTTCACTTGCTCTTGTGAGGTAAGACGTCCACTGTGCAAGCGACCATTTTTATTAAAACCGACAAAGCTTAGATTCGGATTATTGGAAAATGTCTTGACCTGTCCATCTACCACTGTAATGCCGAGTGGAGCGAGTTTACCATTGCGCTTATCAAAACCACCTGCATTCACTGCTAAGACGGCACCTTTTCGTTTTGCTGCATGACTTGTTGTTTCCCCTCTACTATAAACGCTATCGTTGGCCAAGACCATTTTCAGCGCATTGGGGTTAAACAGATGGACTTTTGCCATGTAGCCGCTATATCCAGCTTCTTTAAGCGAGTACACTTTAATTCGCGAATTTTTACCGAAGTTTTGTCCAATTGGATCTCCTAGCAGGTTTGCTAGGATTTCATCTAGTAATCCAGTAGATTGCTTCGTCTGGTTTTTGCTAGCTGCGACCAGATTATCAAGCTGCTTCTGATAATGCTCTGCTTCTTTTTTATCCTGATCAGCCGTTTTACGTAGACTTGCCAAAATGTCTTTCGTTTCATTAGAGGTTTTTTCCAGCTCCGACATTTGGGCAGCGAGTTGAGCACTTTTTAACGATAGCTTGTCCATATTGGCTTCCAAGGGTGAGGGCTTGGCAAAAGCAAGCAGAATCCCACAAAGGGGAGCCAGCAATAAAACAAAAAACAGATTCAGCCTAGAAAGCACGAGCAGCATCCTCCAGTTTTTTCAGAGAGCCCTTCAGTTCCGCCAATTGTTTATCTAATGTTGTAATTCGTTGTGACAGAGCTTGCTTCGTCTTGTCTGTTCCAGAGATGGTCTCACCAGTTAATGCTAATTCCTCTTTAATTCCATTCATCTCGGACTGTACATCTCCCATTTGTGTTTCAATCATCTTCATCAACTCATCATTTTTGGCTTCCACCATGCTTATGCGCTGATCCAGATAACTCTGTGAAGCAGAGATATAACTTTGGGCAAGCAAAAAACCGCCAAAGCACAATCCACCCCAGAGTAGCACAATACCAGCGACTAATATTCCCTTGCGTTTGGGAGTGCTTAGTCGTTTTTGTTTTGATGGTCGCACGGCTGCTGAAGCTGATTTTGTTTGCTCCATATAGCTTTGATTCATTCCATTCCCCCCATTCAAGAAGTCAGGACAGTCCCTTGTAGTTAGGGAGCTTTTTACTTGTTCTCTTTTTCGAAAAAGCTTGTCCAAACAAAGGCATCAAACAAGACACCATTCGTGTAATGTAGCGTTAGTACGACATTTTTTACACGACACTCTATTATAGCATGGAATGAATTACGTGTATTTTACCAACAAAATGGAAGAACGAAGAAAAGAGCTTATTTTCAGCAGTTATCTGCTAAATACGTGGAATTTCTCTGTTTTTCGACCTGTATAGCAAGGGTAGACTACTTGCTTGCAGTACTAAAGCTGGATTTAGCTATTTATGTAAAAAATGGAAACGGGCAGTTTCGTAATCGAAAACTGTCCGTTCGTTACATTCCTATTTATTGTTCTGATAATTGTTTGATTGGCAGAACGGATTGCTGTTTCGCTGCATTTGGATCGGATAAGACCGTGCATTCACGGAAGCTAAAATGCTTACATCCTAAGCATTTTTGATAATCTAATTGAGTTAAAGCGTACTCAATAGCTTCACCTGTATGCGCAAAAAAGTGCTCCTCCCCAATTTTATCTGCCAGACCTGTTTTTGTTATCACTTCTTTAGGCTGAGTCTGAATGCCTGATATGAGAACTTTTCCACCGTTTCTTGTAAAATCGTTCACTACATTTGCAAGGTTAGACTCACCAGTGGTGTCCATAAAAGGAACCTTCGCCATCTTCAGGAGTAGTATTTTAGGGCGATAATGAATGGTTTGCATAATTGATGATTCAAACATAGCAGCCGCACCAAAGAATAGCGCTCCTTCAATGGTAAAAATAGCTATTTGAGGACAATCGTGTCCTTCCTTTACCATATGAGGAGACATTTTTTCGTGTTTTACTGTCGGATCAGGCAGTACCTTTGCAACGGTTAAAATGTCCCTCATTCGCTTCACAAACAGGATAATTGCCAAGATTAAACCTGCTTCGACCGCCGTTACTAAATCGGTTAATACAGTTAGGAAGAAAGTGATTACTAAGACAAGCGAATCACTTGTTTTGGTTTTTACGATATGAGTAAATGCCTTGCGTTCACTCATATTCCAGGCCACAACCATTAAGATAGGGGCCATACTGGCTAAAGGAATGGAAGAGGCCCACGGAGCAAACAGCATTAATACGATTAACACAACCAGACTATGAATTATTCCTGAAATCGGACTCTTGGCACCACTTTTTATGTTGGTAGCTGTACGAGCAATGGCTCCAGTCGCAGGGATTCCACCAAACAAGGGGGTAATCATATTTGCAATTCCTTGCCCAATTAGCTCACGATTGCTTTTATGACGGGTTCCGGTCATACCATCAGCCACTACCGCAGATAACAGAGATTCAATTCCTCCGAGTAAGGCAATCACAAAGGCAGGCTTAAGCAACTGAACAATTCGATCCAAGGTGATATCAGGTATATGAAAGTGGGGAAGAGTGC
The nucleotide sequence above comes from Brevibacillus laterosporus LMG 15441. Encoded proteins:
- a CDS encoding NTTRR-F1 domain yields the protein MPFSNKIVNGDFETGTLIPWSFTNVAITNLQSHSGFFSARLFGTTVNSLLFQSVPVTPGDSFEFFLSIAKLGTLLSPQVNIALLYLDVTATPVGIGLNITIPIGHLPDNTANIWTTIYETTTVVPATATQALLIINKIPTLTTADIVVDDIELLQVSGGATGPTGATGPTGATGPTGATGPTGATGPTGDIGPTGPTGPTGPTGDTGPTGPTGDIGPTGPTGDIGPTGPTGDTGPTGPTGDTGPTGPTGDIGPTGPTGDTGPTGDIGPTGPTGDIGPTGPTGDTGPTGPTGPTGDTGPTGPTGDIGPTGPTGDTGPTGPTGDIGPTGPTGDTGPTGPTGDTGPTGPTGDTGPTGPIGDTGATGPTGDTGPTGDTGATGPTGDTGATGPTGDTGPTGPTGDTGPTGPTGDTGATGPTGDIGPTGPTGDIGPTGPTGDTGPTGPTGDIGPTGPTGDIGPTGPTGDTGPTGPTGPTGPAGVFSPSYGFFELSKTMLISSNEAIPFDITGPSHGGISQSDATTISVTQGGDYSICFLVTVNPISALQPDYIEVGLTINNKEIPGFKTSTVTANTDSTGTIQISREAIVTIPSNSTLQLRNLLNNAFTINSSSVSGVIIKIIKLN
- a CDS encoding MarR family winged helix-turn-helix transcriptional regulator, producing the protein MKQSLAFLQSFWAINRITSKLTQLDAADAGLTLQQLAILHVIRFHPELKTLKQVTDRLLTAKSTLSISIDGLVTLGYLTREPSQDRRETILSLTPEGHKLSQTINNHSSAHHVMETALQSMDPEDVDTLLRLLKSLHTQLNSLKTGVH
- a CDS encoding phosphodiester glycosidase family protein; the encoded protein is MLSRLNLFFVLLLAPLCGILLAFAKPSPLEANMDKLSLKSAQLAAQMSELEKTSNETKDILASLRKTADQDKKEAEHYQKQLDNLVAASKNQTKQSTGLLDEILANLLGDPIGQNFGKNSRIKVYSLKEAGYSGYMAKVHLFNPNALKMVLANDSVYSRGETTSHAAKRKGAVLAVNAGGFDKRNGKLAPLGITVVDGQVKTFSNNPNLSFVGFNKNGRLHSGRLTSQEQVKKNGIMQGASFLPILLENGQKKAIPKAWANRREPRTLIGNFENGDLLFIVIDGRNKGGSKGVTLEEAQRKLLEFKVRDAYNLDGGSSSVFYYNGKVLNHPSSGRELSLTTHLVVLP
- a CDS encoding SulP family inorganic anion transporter codes for the protein MKLSGRFEHYNSTYFRHDLISGLIVGVIAIPLGMAFAIAAGVSPQYGIYTTIIAGFLISFFGGSKFQIGGPTGAFIPILFAIVMQYGYENLLIAGLLAGVMLVLMGILRLGALIAFIPRPVTIGFTSGIAVIIFTGQIANFLGLTGVQRHQDFLSNMRELGIHLSTINPYSIVTALICFAILLITPKLFPKIPGSLIGLILSSLLAAWFFEGKVATIGSTYGEIPSTLPHFHIPDITLDRIVQLLKPAFVIALLGGIESLLSAVVADGMTGTRHKSNRELIGQGIANMITPLFGGIPATGAIARTATNIKSGAKSPISGIIHSLVVLIVLMLFAPWASSIPLASMAPILMVVAWNMSERKAFTHIVKTKTSDSLVLVITFFLTVLTDLVTAVEAGLILAIILFVKRMRDILTVAKVLPDPTVKHEKMSPHMVKEGHDCPQIAIFTIEGALFFGAAAMFESSIMQTIHYRPKILLLKMAKVPFMDTTGESNLANVVNDFTRNGGKVLISGIQTQPKEVITKTGLADKIGEEHFFAHTGEAIEYALTQLDYQKCLGCKHFSFRECTVLSDPNAAKQQSVLPIKQLSEQ